A segment of the Nitrospina gracilis 3/211 genome:
CACGGCGTAAGTGACCGAGTCCGGGCCTTTCAAGGGAGTCATGAGCAAGGTCCCACCCTGGAGACTGCTGGAGTCACCGAGCGAGGAGACGGTGACATCAATGCGGTCACCTTGATGCGCGAAAGGCGGCAGTTCCGCTGTCACCATGACGGTGGCGGCATTTTTGAACTGCAACTGGTTGACGCGGTCCTCAGGAACCGTCACGCCCAGTTTCTGCAACATATTGACCATCGTCTGGATTGAGAAGAACACGTTGGTGGCGCGGTCACCGGTGTTGGCAAGGCCGATCACCAGTCCGAATCCGATCAATTGGTTTGCGCGCACTCCGTTCACATTCGCCAGTTCCTTGATGCGGATGGCGCTCGCGTTTTCCGTCAGCATGAAAAAGCACAACAGAAAGGCCGATACCTGAACCCACCTCAACTTACGAAACATTAATTTCTCTCCCATTTAATTCCGTGTCCGCTCATCAGAACGGCCAGATGTAAGCCAGGAAGCGTGATAACCAGCCTGGATTCTGTTCTTCCGAGACCACGCCTTTTCCTGAATAGGTGATAGACGCATTGGCGATGTTCTGGGACGAGATGGTGTTATCGAACCCGATGTCGACGCGGCGAATCAGACCTCCCAGAATCATGGTCTGGTCCTCGTCGTTCACCATCACGGTGCGGCGTCCTTCAATTTTAAAAATTCCGTTTGGCATAACCTCGGTGATGATCGCCGCCATGGTGCCGGTCATGGTGCCCGCGCGTGTGGTGGTGCCTTCTCCATCATGCGAACGGCTGACACTGGTGTTTAAATTTGGATTGAACGACTGCGTGCTGCCGAGAAAATTGGACACGCCCAGGTTCGTAGGCAGGCCCAGCACGCTCCCGGTTTCGATGTCTATGGTTGAATCGCGTGAAGTGGCTGTCGTGGCGGAGTTTGTTGAAGTGAAGTTTTCCTCCAATTCAATAGTCACCACATCTCCCAACTGCTTTGCCTTGGTGTCCGCAAACAACAGATTTTCGGATGTCTCCCCCGGCCAGAGCGAACCTTCCAACCGCTGGTACGGCTCCTCCTTGGTCTCAAAAATGGCATGCTTGAGGATTTCTTCCGCCGGGTCCGGTTTCTTTTCTTTATTTAACGCCGCACAGCCGCCCAGGCCCAATGCGGGAAGGACCAGAGCCAGCAAAAGGATTTGTTCAAATGGGGAACACGATTTCATATTCATTCAAAAATCCACTGTGACGGTTTTGGAATCCTTTACGGTTCCGTAAACCGTTTTCTGGGTTTGGAGGTTTTTCACCTTGACGATGGCATCCTGGAAACCGTTTTCTTCCACCAGTCCCGGGGCGGTGATACGCAGAGGTCCTTTTTCGGCAACCAGCAAAATTCGATCTCCACGTTTGACCACATGCACGCGCCGGATCATATAATTGGAAATCATGTCTCCCGATCCGAGATTGCTCACCACTTCCTGGCCGATCACATCATCGACATTTGTCATGACGTTATTCATGATGGGGTTGGTGGAAGCCACCTGGACCAGCTTCACATCGTCGCTGGAAATGACATCGCCCCGGCGCAGGGTTCTGGTTGCCTGAACCACATCGAACAAGACCTCCACGTTGGCCAACAGGGTGACGCGGTGCTTGATCACGTTATCGACGCGGAAGGTGAGATTGAAGGGAATCGTTCCCGTTCTGTTTTTATGTCCGGGAAGACGAAATTCAAAGTCCACCTCGCCCTCGGGCAGGCTCACATCCCCGCCTTTGTAAAAAACATCCATCTTCATTCGATCGGGAGCCCAC
Coding sequences within it:
- a CDS encoding flagellar basal body L-ring protein FlgH is translated as MNMKSCSPFEQILLLALVLPALGLGGCAALNKEKKPDPAEEILKHAIFETKEEPYQRLEGSLWPGETSENLLFADTKAKQLGDVVTIELEENFTSTNSATTATSRDSTIDIETGSVLGLPTNLGVSNFLGSTQSFNPNLNTSVSRSHDGEGTTTRAGTMTGTMAAIITEVMPNGIFKIEGRRTVMVNDEDQTMILGGLIRRVDIGFDNTISSQNIANASITYSGKGVVSEEQNPGWLSRFLAYIWPF
- the flgA gene encoding flagellar basal body P-ring formation chaperone FlgA, which produces MGTWSLPVWAASTQVIEAKAIQQMARQFLTRQLTWAPDRMKMDVFYKGGDVSLPEGEVDFEFRLPGHKNRTGTIPFNLTFRVDNVIKHRVTLLANVEVLFDVVQATRTLRRGDVISSDDVKLVQVASTNPIMNNVMTNVDDVIGQEVVSNLGSGDMISNYMIRRVHVVKRGDRILLVAEKGPLRITAPGLVEENGFQDAIVKVKNLQTQKTVYGTVKDSKTVTVDF